The following coding sequences are from one Nicotiana tomentosiformis chromosome 3, ASM39032v3, whole genome shotgun sequence window:
- the LOC104090014 gene encoding sialyltransferase-like protein 2 isoform X2: MDHIMSRMRIWRHCELYRVVFRSACGMIAQVRNSTTVLTKEYIDALPNGWEDYAWQRINKGVLLNRCENRTLCMEKLSLVLPERPPLVPRQYGRCAVIGNSGDLLRTKFGDEIDGYEAVFRENGAPIQNYTEFVGSKSTFRLLNRGSAKALDKVAELYDKGKEVLIVKTTIHDIMNKMIREVPILNPVYLMLGASFGSAAKGTGLKALEFALSICDTVDMYGFTVDPGYKEWTRYFSESRQGHTPLQGRAYYQMMECLGLIKIHSPMRADPNRVVKWLPSRSSITAARIASEKLLRRVGAGSTNLLATCSIIKKQKGKNVDMSTLRRAAGEHHKYVKGTTMYPLEHNPGHGQLCTVTNKLIIRKLN, translated from the exons TGGGATGATTGCTCAGGTGAGGAACAGTACCACAGTACTCACTAAAGAGTACATTGATGCTCTACCAAATGGATGGGAGGACTATGCATGGCAGAGGATTAATAAGGGAGTACTCCT GAACCGATGTGAAAATAGAACTCTTTGCATGGAAAAGCTCTCTCTTGTACTTCCAGAAAGACCACCATTAGTTCCAAGGCAGTATGGTCGATGTGCTGTTATTGGCAATTCAGGAGATCTTCTGAGAACAAAATTTGGCGATGAGATTGATGGCTATGAAGCTGTTTTCAGGGAAAATGGAGCACCGATACAG AACTACACAGAGTTTGTGGGCTCCAAAAGTACATTTCGCCTTCTTAATAGGGGTTCTGCTAAAGCTCTTGACAAAGTAGCAGAGTTGTATG ACAAAGGAAAGGAGGTGCTGATAGTCAAAACAACTATACATGACATCATGAACAAGATGATTCGG GAAGTTCCAATTCTCAACCCAGTATATCTCATGTTGGGTGCATCCTTTGGTTCTGCAGCAAAAGGAACTGGACTAAAGGCTCTAGAATTTGCCCTTTCCATCTGTGATACTGTCGATATGTATGGTTTTACAGTTGATCCAGGCTATAAAGAATG GACTAGATATTTTTCAGAGTCTCGGCAAGGTCATACACCTCTGCAGGGAAGGGCATACTATCAAATGATGGAATGCCTAGGG CTTATTAAAATCCATTCCCCTATGCGAGCGGATCCAAATCGTGTTGTGAAGTGGTTACCCAGCCGCAGCTCAATCACTGCTGCCCGAATTGCATCAGAGAAATTGCTGAG GAGGGTCGGAGCTGGATCGACCAATCTTTTGGCTACATGTTCCATCATTAAGAAACAGAAAGGAAAGAATGTGGACATGTCAACCCTTAGAAGAGCAGCCGGTGAACATCACAAATATGTCAAAGGCACAACAATGTATCCTTTGGAGCACAATCCAGGACATGGCCAACTCTGCACAGTTACCAACAAATTGATAATCAGAAAACTGAACTAA